The proteins below are encoded in one region of Streptomyces ficellus:
- a CDS encoding DUF4442 domain-containing protein has protein sequence MSKTMPSIGDMLLATVPMAKTLNLDVVEATAERAVLRLPDQGAFHNHVGGPHAGAMFTLGESASGAIVIGAFGDQMGRAVPLAVRAEIGYRKLAMGPVTATATLGRTKAEVVAELDAGERPEFPVHVEITREDGAVTGEMTITWTLRPNS, from the coding sequence ATGTCCAAGACCATGCCGAGCATCGGCGACATGCTGCTGGCCACCGTCCCCATGGCCAAGACCCTGAACCTGGACGTCGTCGAGGCGACTGCCGAGCGCGCGGTGCTGCGCCTCCCGGACCAGGGCGCCTTCCACAACCACGTCGGCGGTCCGCACGCCGGCGCCATGTTCACCCTGGGCGAGTCCGCCAGCGGCGCGATCGTCATCGGCGCGTTCGGCGACCAGATGGGCCGGGCCGTGCCGCTCGCCGTCCGTGCCGAGATCGGCTACAGGAAGCTCGCCATGGGCCCCGTCACCGCCACCGCCACGCTCGGCCGCACCAAGGCCGAGGTCGTCGCCGAACTCGACGCCGGGGAGCGCCCCGAGTTCCCCGTCCACGTGGAGATCACCCGCGAGGACGGCGCCGTGACCGGCGAGATGACCATCACCTGGACCCTGCGCCCCAACTCCTGA
- a CDS encoding helix-turn-helix domain-containing protein, which yields MSDLDQLTQSLARNLKRWRGERGFTLDALAARAGVSRGMIIQIEQARTNPSVGTTVKLADALGVSITTLLDYEQGAHVRLVPPEQAVRMWSTDKGSSTTLLAGTEARGPLELWTWTLMPGDVSASDPHPDGTTELLHVTAGELTLVVDGVEHRVPAGTSAVFESNVPHAYRNDGEETVGMTMAVSIPPVR from the coding sequence GTGTCGGACCTCGACCAGCTCACGCAGTCGCTCGCCCGCAACCTCAAGCGCTGGCGCGGCGAGCGCGGCTTCACCCTCGACGCGCTCGCCGCGCGGGCGGGCGTCAGCCGGGGCATGATCATCCAGATCGAACAGGCCCGTACGAACCCCAGCGTCGGCACCACGGTGAAGCTCGCCGACGCGCTGGGCGTGTCCATCACCACGCTCCTCGACTACGAGCAGGGCGCGCACGTCCGCCTCGTACCGCCCGAGCAGGCGGTACGGATGTGGTCCACCGACAAGGGCAGCAGCACCACCCTCCTCGCCGGCACCGAGGCCCGGGGCCCCCTGGAACTGTGGACCTGGACCCTGATGCCCGGCGACGTCAGCGCCTCCGACCCGCACCCGGACGGCACCACCGAGCTGCTCCACGTCACCGCCGGTGAACTGACCCTCGTCGTCGACGGGGTGGAGCACCGCGTGCCGGCCGGGACCTCCGCCGTCTTCGAGTCCAACGTCCCGCACGCCTACCGCAACGACGGCGAGGAGACGGTCGGGATGACCATGGCCGTCTCCATCCCGCCCGTCCGCTGA
- a CDS encoding acyltransferase yields MPKNRNTFSSLAAWRRRVLSRAVHGGWRWVQETGAVTAEHPGRLRFRRLGPGTRLAFPQGTVFGERWIELGDHCIIAEQVTLTAGMMPGLDLGPDPVLTLGNGVVLGRGSHVVADAPVTVGADTFCGPYVYITSTNHSYDDPHEPVGRQWPRSAPVTVGPGCWLGTGAVILPGARLGRNVVVAAGAVVRGEVPDHAVVAGAPARVVRRWDAANGWQPPLRTPAPVPVPEGVTSQQLAALAELDLDADLDADLDKA; encoded by the coding sequence GTGCCGAAGAACAGAAACACGTTCTCCTCCCTGGCCGCCTGGCGGCGCCGGGTCCTCAGCCGGGCCGTGCACGGCGGCTGGCGATGGGTGCAGGAGACGGGAGCCGTCACCGCGGAGCACCCCGGGAGGCTGCGCTTCCGGCGGCTGGGCCCCGGCACACGGCTGGCGTTCCCGCAGGGCACCGTCTTCGGGGAGCGGTGGATCGAGCTGGGCGACCACTGCATCATCGCCGAACAGGTCACGCTGACCGCCGGGATGATGCCGGGGCTCGACCTGGGGCCCGACCCGGTCCTGACCCTGGGCAACGGCGTCGTGCTCGGGCGCGGCAGCCATGTCGTCGCGGACGCGCCGGTGACGGTCGGCGCGGACACCTTCTGCGGGCCGTACGTCTACATCACGTCCACGAACCACAGTTACGACGACCCCCACGAGCCGGTCGGCCGGCAGTGGCCGCGCTCCGCGCCCGTGACGGTAGGCCCGGGCTGCTGGCTCGGCACCGGAGCGGTGATCCTTCCCGGCGCACGGCTCGGACGCAACGTGGTGGTGGCCGCGGGCGCCGTGGTGCGGGGCGAGGTGCCCGACCACGCGGTGGTGGCGGGCGCGCCGGCCCGGGTCGTACGGCGCTGGGACGCCGCGAACGGGTGGCAGCCGCCGTTGCGCACGCCCGCTCCCGTACCCGTGCCGGAGGGCGTCACGTCGCAGCAACTGGCAGCGCTGGCCGAGCTCGACCTCGACGCCGATCTCGACGCCGACCTCGACAAGGCCTGA
- a CDS encoding beta-glucosidase family protein yields the protein MSSHVSRRTTLRLLTGAAAATAAAATDTPTTATAATAPAPAHSAAPPAAARRVDELLARLTPDEKLGLLHGAKDPHSLGQAGWIPGVPRLGIPPLRLADGPAGVRVRARATALPAPVMLASAFDPALAHEYGRVIGHEGRALGQDVLLSPMVNLIRTPYAGRNFETFSEDPLLTSDLVAEEIRGIQAEGLIATVKHFALNNQEKDRTTVDVRIGEQALHETELRGFEAAVAAGTGAVMGAYNKVDGAHACENRDLLTGVLRERWGFDGFVMSDWDATHSTVPSLTAGLDMEMPAGRWYGEPLRRALADGTVTEDAVDRSVRRILTIMGRFGLLDGTAPARPATRDRDAGARLAYRVAVAGATLLRNERATLPLTGPAARSVVVIGPTGTVPFASGGGSAHVVPDRADSPLDAITARAGEGATVTHALGEDLYGKPLTVHGAPLDGQRVRPGKTYTYEGTLTLDHPDEWTFVVHYGGTRPTVLVDGTELFAAQDREAELFAGFGLVSTAPDGLKVRRRTLRLTAGRHTLRVTATGGAQGQLFRLRRITTATRAADVAEAVRAARAAHSVVLFAYEDAAEGRDRTTLALPGRQEALIDAVTAANPRTTVVLNTSSAVTMPWLERTGAVLQMYYPGQEGAAATAAVLFGDTDPGGRLTQTFPVSDARHPTAGDPRRYPGSGGVQEYSEGIRTGHRWYDAEGVEPLFPFGHGLSYTTFAYAGLVVTPARGGGLTARFTVRNTGRRTGVTVAQLYAGPSPDLALDQPARILAGYRRIELRAGQVRHVTVPIAARTLSSWDPRGHAWVLGTGTRTVRLGTSSRDLTLTARARVLPV from the coding sequence ATGTCATCACATGTCTCCCGCAGGACGACCCTCCGCCTGCTCACCGGAGCCGCCGCCGCCACGGCCGCCGCGGCGACCGACACCCCCACGACCGCGACCGCCGCCACGGCCCCCGCCCCCGCCCACTCCGCCGCACCACCCGCCGCCGCCCGCCGCGTCGACGAGCTGCTCGCCCGGCTCACCCCCGACGAGAAGCTCGGCCTCCTGCACGGCGCCAAGGACCCCCACAGCCTCGGCCAGGCCGGCTGGATCCCCGGCGTACCGCGTCTCGGCATCCCGCCCCTCCGCCTCGCCGACGGGCCCGCCGGCGTGCGCGTCCGGGCCCGTGCCACCGCCCTCCCCGCCCCCGTGATGCTGGCGAGCGCCTTCGACCCCGCCCTCGCCCACGAGTACGGCCGCGTCATCGGCCACGAAGGCCGGGCCCTCGGCCAGGACGTCCTGCTGTCGCCGATGGTCAACCTCATCCGCACCCCCTACGCCGGCCGGAACTTCGAGACGTTCAGCGAGGACCCGCTGCTCACCTCCGACCTCGTCGCCGAGGAGATCCGCGGCATCCAGGCCGAAGGCCTCATCGCCACCGTCAAGCACTTCGCCCTCAACAACCAGGAGAAGGACCGCACCACCGTCGACGTGCGCATCGGCGAACAGGCCCTGCACGAAACGGAACTGCGCGGCTTCGAAGCCGCCGTCGCCGCCGGGACCGGAGCGGTGATGGGCGCGTACAACAAGGTCGACGGCGCCCACGCCTGCGAGAACCGCGACCTGCTCACCGGCGTGCTGCGCGAGCGGTGGGGCTTCGACGGCTTCGTGATGAGCGACTGGGACGCCACCCACAGCACCGTCCCGTCCCTCACCGCCGGCCTCGACATGGAGATGCCCGCAGGCCGCTGGTACGGCGAACCCCTGCGGCGCGCCCTGGCGGACGGCACCGTGACCGAGGACGCCGTCGACCGTTCCGTACGCCGGATCCTCACCATCATGGGCCGCTTCGGCCTCCTCGACGGCACCGCCCCGGCCCGCCCCGCCACCCGCGACCGCGACGCCGGGGCCCGCCTCGCGTACCGCGTCGCCGTCGCCGGGGCGACCCTGCTGCGCAACGAGCGCGCCACGCTGCCGCTCACCGGGCCCGCCGCCCGCTCCGTCGTCGTCATCGGCCCCACCGGTACGGTGCCGTTCGCCAGCGGCGGCGGCAGCGCCCATGTCGTCCCCGACCGCGCCGACAGCCCGCTCGACGCCATCACCGCCCGCGCCGGCGAGGGCGCCACGGTCACCCACGCCCTGGGCGAGGACCTGTACGGCAAGCCCCTCACGGTCCACGGCGCGCCCCTCGACGGGCAGCGCGTACGCCCCGGGAAGACCTACACCTACGAGGGGACGCTCACCCTCGACCACCCCGACGAATGGACCTTCGTCGTCCACTACGGCGGCACGCGCCCCACGGTCCTCGTCGACGGCACCGAACTGTTCGCCGCCCAGGACCGCGAGGCCGAGCTCTTCGCCGGCTTCGGCCTGGTCTCCACCGCCCCCGACGGCCTGAAGGTCCGCCGCCGCACCCTCCGCCTCACCGCCGGACGCCACACCCTGCGCGTCACCGCCACCGGCGGCGCCCAGGGACAGCTGTTCCGGCTGCGCCGCATCACCACCGCCACCCGGGCGGCCGACGTCGCCGAGGCCGTACGCGCGGCCCGCGCCGCGCACAGCGTCGTCCTGTTCGCGTACGAGGACGCCGCCGAGGGCCGCGACCGCACCACGCTGGCGCTGCCCGGCCGGCAGGAGGCGCTCATCGACGCCGTGACCGCCGCCAACCCCCGGACCACCGTCGTCCTCAACACCTCCTCCGCCGTCACCATGCCGTGGCTGGAGCGCACCGGAGCCGTGCTCCAGATGTACTACCCGGGCCAGGAGGGCGCCGCCGCGACCGCCGCCGTGCTCTTCGGCGACACCGACCCCGGCGGCCGGCTCACCCAGACCTTCCCGGTCTCCGACGCCCGCCACCCCACGGCCGGCGACCCCCGCCGCTACCCCGGCAGCGGCGGCGTCCAGGAGTACTCCGAAGGCATCCGCACCGGACATCGCTGGTACGACGCGGAGGGCGTCGAGCCGCTGTTCCCCTTCGGCCACGGCCTGTCGTACACCACGTTCGCGTACGCCGGGCTCGTCGTGACCCCCGCCCGCGGCGGCGGCCTCACCGCCCGCTTCACCGTCCGCAACACCGGCCGGCGCACCGGCGTCACCGTCGCGCAGCTGTACGCCGGTCCCTCCCCGGACCTCGCGCTCGACCAGCCGGCCCGGATCCTCGCCGGCTACCGGCGCATCGAGCTGCGGGCCGGCCAGGTCCGGCACGTCACCGTGCCGATCGCCGCCCGGACGCTGTCCTCGTGGGACCCGCGGGGCCACGCCTGGGTGCTCGGCACCGGCACCCGCACCGTCCGGCTGGGCACCTCCTCGCGTGACCTGACGCTCACCGCTCGGGCGCGGGTCCTCCCGGTCTGA
- a CDS encoding YigZ family protein: MQEQYRTVAREGVHETEINRSRFLCALAPAATEQEAQDFVARVRKEHPTASHNCFAYVIGADAAVQKASDDGEPGGTAGVPMLQMLTRRDIRYAVAVVTRYYGGVKLGAGGLIRAYGGVVGEALDALGTVTRRRFRLATVTVDHQRAGKLENDLRATGRAVREVRYAEAVTIEVGLPGTDVDAFRAWLADATAGTARLELGGEAYGEA, from the coding sequence ATGCAGGAGCAGTACCGGACCGTCGCCCGCGAGGGCGTGCACGAGACAGAGATCAACCGATCGCGCTTCCTCTGCGCCCTCGCGCCCGCCGCGACCGAACAGGAGGCGCAGGACTTCGTCGCACGCGTACGCAAGGAGCACCCGACCGCCTCCCACAACTGCTTCGCCTACGTCATCGGCGCCGACGCCGCCGTGCAGAAGGCCAGTGACGACGGGGAACCCGGCGGCACGGCCGGAGTGCCGATGCTCCAGATGCTCACCCGCCGCGACATCCGGTACGCCGTGGCCGTCGTCACCCGCTACTACGGCGGCGTGAAGCTCGGCGCGGGCGGCCTCATCCGGGCCTACGGCGGAGTCGTGGGCGAGGCGCTCGACGCGCTCGGCACCGTCACCCGCCGCCGGTTCCGGCTCGCCACCGTCACCGTCGACCACCAGCGCGCCGGGAAGCTGGAGAACGACCTGCGGGCCACCGGCCGGGCCGTGCGCGAGGTGCGGTACGCCGAGGCCGTCACCATCGAGGTCGGACTGCCCGGCACGGACGTGGACGCCTTCCGCGCCTGGCTCGCCGACGCGACGGCCGGGACCGCCCGGCTGGAGCTGGGCGGCGAGGCGTACGGCGAGGCGTAG
- a CDS encoding gamma carbonic anhydrase family protein, with translation MTERALITGVGGKEPDVHPDAFAAPTSVVVGEVTMAAGASVWYHAVLRADCGPIVLGADSNIQDNCTVHVDPGFPVTVGERVSVGHNAVLHGCTVEDDVLVGMGATVLNGAHIGAGSLIAAQALVPQGMRVPPGSLVAGVPAKVKRELTAEEREGIKLNATMYVELARAHGEAHTS, from the coding sequence ATGACTGAGCGGGCGTTGATCACCGGGGTCGGCGGCAAGGAACCGGACGTGCACCCGGACGCGTTCGCCGCGCCGACCTCTGTCGTGGTCGGCGAGGTGACCATGGCCGCCGGGGCGAGCGTCTGGTACCACGCCGTGCTGCGCGCCGACTGCGGCCCGATCGTCCTGGGCGCCGACAGCAACATCCAGGACAACTGCACGGTCCACGTCGACCCGGGCTTCCCCGTCACGGTCGGCGAGCGCGTCTCGGTCGGCCACAACGCGGTCCTGCACGGGTGCACGGTCGAGGACGACGTCCTGGTCGGCATGGGCGCGACGGTCCTCAACGGCGCCCACATCGGCGCCGGTTCGCTGATCGCCGCCCAGGCGCTCGTTCCGCAGGGCATGCGCGTCCCGCCCGGCTCGCTGGTGGCGGGCGTCCCGGCGAAGGTGAAGCGCGAGCTGACTGCCGAGGAGCGCGAGGGCATCAAACTGAACGCCACGATGTACGTGGAGCTGGCCCGCGCGCACGGCGAGGCGCACACGTCCTGA
- a CDS encoding MFS transporter, producing MSTPAAAPRKGLRPRRPGWAGRNYTLLTAATVVTNLGTHGALIAAAFAVLEAGGDGGDVGLVAAARTLPLVLFLLVGGAIADRIPRHRVMVAANALNCVSQAVFAVLVLAGDPQLWQMMLLTALCGTGQAFFSPAAEGMLMSSVSGEQAGRAFAFFRMAVNGASIGGAALGGAMIAAFGPGWVLAVDAAAFAVAGALRAFLDVGHIAKRAPGGGLLSDLREGWDEFRGRPWLWSIVAQFSVVVAVVGAAESVYGPLVAEEELGGARPWGLALAAFGAGTVGGALLAMRWKPRRMLLVGTLCVFPLALPSAALAVPLPVGGLIAAMFVCGVALEIFGVAWMTALHQEIPEEKLSRVSAYDWFGSTAMLPLSTALAGPAESLFGRSQALWGCAALVVLVTALVLLVPDVRNLTRRTKEVAAQPAAPASADPASADAEGAAGRLG from the coding sequence GTGAGTACTCCCGCCGCCGCGCCCCGCAAGGGCCTCCGTCCGCGACGCCCCGGGTGGGCCGGACGCAACTACACGCTCCTGACCGCCGCCACGGTCGTCACCAACCTGGGCACCCACGGCGCCCTGATCGCGGCGGCGTTTGCCGTCCTGGAGGCGGGCGGGGACGGCGGGGACGTGGGCCTGGTCGCCGCGGCCCGTACGCTGCCGCTCGTCCTCTTCCTGCTCGTCGGCGGCGCGATAGCCGACCGGATACCCCGCCACCGGGTCATGGTCGCGGCGAACGCCCTCAACTGCGTCTCGCAGGCGGTGTTCGCCGTCCTCGTCCTGGCGGGCGACCCGCAGCTGTGGCAGATGATGCTGCTGACCGCCCTGTGCGGCACCGGCCAGGCCTTCTTCAGCCCCGCCGCCGAGGGCATGCTGATGTCCAGCGTCAGCGGCGAACAGGCCGGGCGGGCCTTCGCGTTCTTCCGGATGGCCGTGAACGGCGCCAGCATCGGCGGCGCCGCGCTCGGCGGCGCGATGATCGCGGCGTTCGGCCCCGGCTGGGTCCTCGCCGTCGACGCGGCGGCCTTCGCCGTGGCGGGCGCGCTGCGGGCCTTCCTCGACGTCGGTCACATCGCGAAGCGGGCCCCCGGGGGCGGGCTGCTGTCCGACCTGCGCGAGGGGTGGGACGAGTTCCGGGGGCGGCCCTGGCTCTGGTCGATCGTGGCGCAGTTCTCGGTGGTCGTGGCGGTCGTCGGGGCGGCCGAGTCGGTGTACGGGCCGCTGGTCGCCGAGGAGGAGCTCGGCGGTGCCCGGCCCTGGGGGCTCGCCCTGGCGGCGTTCGGGGCGGGAACGGTGGGCGGCGCGCTGCTGGCGATGCGCTGGAAGCCCCGCCGGATGCTCCTGGTGGGCACCCTGTGCGTCTTCCCGCTGGCGCTGCCGTCGGCCGCGCTGGCCGTACCGCTCCCGGTGGGCGGCCTGATCGCGGCGATGTTCGTCTGCGGTGTCGCGCTGGAGATCTTCGGCGTCGCGTGGATGACGGCGCTGCACCAGGAGATCCCGGAGGAGAAGCTGTCGCGGGTCTCGGCGTACGACTGGTTCGGCTCGACCGCGATGCTGCCGCTGTCGACGGCGCTGGCCGGACCGGCGGAGAGCCTCTTCGGCCGCTCCCAGGCGCTGTGGGGGTGCGCGGCGCTGGTGGTGCTGGTGACGGCACTGGTGCTGCTGGTGCCGGACGTACGGAACCTGACGCGGCGTACGAAGGAGGTCGCCGCCCAGCCCGCCGCCCCCGCGTCAGCCGACCCCGCGTCAGCCGATGCCGAAGGCGCCGCCGGGCGGCTCGGGTGA
- a CDS encoding DMT family transporter, with the protein MTALFALATSLLWGLADFGGGLLTRRMPALTVVVTSQIIAVAVLGAVVLATGAWTEAGPGLWYAVAAGAVGPAAMLAFYKALALGPMGVVSPLGSLGVVVPVSVGLLVGDRPGLLQFAGIGVAIAGVVLAGGPELRGAPVQRQAVLLTLVAAFGFGSVMALIAEASTTLTGLFLALFVQRVTNVAVGGAALWASVRRGAPALPEEGGIRVVWAALPALAFVGLADVAANGTYALAARSGPVTVAAVLASLYPVVTALAARGVLKERLRTVQAAGAGLALVGTVLLAAG; encoded by the coding sequence ATGACGGCACTGTTCGCCCTGGCCACCAGCCTCCTGTGGGGGCTGGCCGACTTCGGCGGCGGACTGCTGACCCGGCGCATGCCCGCGCTGACGGTGGTCGTCACCTCGCAGATCATCGCGGTCGCCGTCCTGGGCGCCGTCGTCCTCGCCACCGGCGCCTGGACGGAGGCGGGACCGGGGCTCTGGTACGCGGTGGCCGCCGGGGCCGTCGGACCGGCCGCCATGCTCGCCTTCTACAAGGCCCTCGCCCTCGGCCCGATGGGCGTGGTCTCACCGCTCGGTTCGCTCGGCGTCGTCGTCCCGGTGTCCGTGGGGCTGCTGGTCGGCGACCGGCCGGGGCTGCTCCAGTTCGCGGGCATCGGCGTCGCGATCGCGGGCGTGGTCCTGGCGGGCGGGCCGGAGCTGCGCGGGGCGCCCGTCCAGCGCCAGGCGGTGCTGCTGACGCTGGTCGCGGCGTTCGGCTTCGGCTCCGTGATGGCCCTGATCGCCGAGGCGTCCACCACGCTCACCGGGCTGTTCCTCGCGCTGTTCGTGCAGCGCGTCACCAACGTCGCGGTGGGCGGGGCCGCCCTGTGGGCCTCGGTGCGGCGCGGCGCGCCCGCCCTGCCGGAGGAGGGCGGGATCCGGGTCGTGTGGGCCGCGCTGCCCGCGCTCGCGTTCGTCGGCCTGGCGGACGTCGCCGCCAACGGTACGTACGCGCTCGCCGCGCGGAGCGGCCCGGTCACCGTGGCCGCCGTGCTCGCCAGCCTCTACCCGGTGGTGACGGCGCTCGCCGCGCGGGGCGTGCTCAAGGAGCGGCTGCGGACCGTGCAGGCCGCGGGAGCGGGGCTGGCGCTGGTCGGGACGGTGCTGCTGGCGGCGGGGTGA
- a CDS encoding CoA-binding protein, producing the protein MTGEQEQDTIAKILTESGDTWAVVGLSGNRARAAYGVAAVLQRFGKRVVPVHPKAETVHGEQGYASLAEIPFPVDVVDVFVNSHLAGAVADEAVAKGAKAVWFQLGVVDEAAYERTTAAGLDMVMDRCPAIEIPLLDRD; encoded by the coding sequence GTGACCGGCGAGCAGGAGCAGGACACCATCGCGAAGATCCTCACCGAGTCCGGCGACACCTGGGCGGTGGTGGGGCTGTCCGGCAACCGGGCCCGCGCCGCGTACGGGGTGGCCGCCGTCCTGCAGCGTTTCGGCAAGCGCGTGGTGCCCGTGCATCCCAAGGCCGAGACGGTCCACGGGGAGCAGGGCTACGCCTCGCTGGCGGAGATCCCGTTCCCCGTGGACGTGGTGGACGTGTTCGTCAACAGCCACCTGGCGGGTGCCGTCGCGGACGAGGCGGTGGCGAAGGGCGCCAAGGCGGTGTGGTTCCAGCTCGGGGTGGTCGACGAGGCGGCGTACGAGAGGACCACGGCGGCCGGTCTCGACATGGTGATGGACCGCTGCCCCGCGATCGAGATCCCGCTGCTCGACCGGGACTGA
- a CDS encoding DedA family protein: protein MHVQEWLETVPAVSIYILVGVVIGLESLGIPLPGEIVLVSSALLASQHGDIDPWVLGACATAGAIIGDSIGYAIGRRGGRPLLTWLGGKFPKHFSEANIALAERSFQKWGMWAVFFGRFVALLRIFAGPLAGVLRMPYWKFLIANVFGGILWAGGTTAVIYSVGVVAEAWLKRFSWLGLVLAVLIGLTSMLVLKNRAKKAAAAAEARAATEVAAPEPVGATAD from the coding sequence TTGCACGTCCAGGAGTGGCTCGAGACCGTTCCCGCGGTCAGCATCTACATCCTGGTGGGGGTGGTGATCGGGCTCGAGAGCCTCGGCATCCCGCTGCCGGGCGAGATCGTTCTCGTCAGCTCGGCGCTGCTGGCCTCCCAGCACGGTGACATCGACCCGTGGGTGCTCGGCGCGTGCGCCACCGCCGGCGCGATCATCGGCGACTCGATCGGCTACGCCATCGGGCGCAGGGGCGGGCGGCCCCTGCTGACCTGGCTGGGCGGCAAGTTCCCCAAGCACTTCAGCGAGGCCAACATCGCCCTGGCCGAGCGGTCGTTCCAGAAGTGGGGCATGTGGGCCGTCTTCTTCGGGCGCTTCGTGGCCCTGCTGCGGATCTTCGCCGGGCCGCTGGCCGGCGTCCTGCGCATGCCGTACTGGAAGTTCCTCATCGCCAACGTCTTCGGCGGCATCCTCTGGGCGGGCGGCACCACCGCGGTCATCTACTCGGTCGGCGTGGTCGCCGAGGCGTGGCTGAAGCGCTTCTCGTGGCTGGGCCTGGTGCTCGCCGTGCTGATCGGCCTGACGTCGATGCTGGTGCTCAAGAACCGCGCCAAGAAGGCGGCGGCGGCGGCCGAGGCCCGCGCGGCCACCGAGGTCGCCGCCCCCGAACCCGTCGGCGCCACCGCGGACTGA
- a CDS encoding exonuclease SbcCD subunit D, with protein MRMLHTSDWHLGRSFHRVSLLEAQAAFLDHLVAAVREHDVDVVLVAGDIYDRAVPPLAAVELFDTALHRLAGAGVPTVMISGNHDSARRLGVGAGLIERAGIHLRTDPAGAGTPVVLADAHGDVAFYGLPYLEPALVRDEFGVEKTGHEAVLTAAMDRVRADLARRAPGTRSVVLAHAFVAGGEPSDSERDITVGGVAAVPAGVFDGADYVALGHLHGSQAVTGRVRYSGSPLAYSFSEAGHRKTMWLVDLDADGSVRAERLDCPVPRPLARLSGRLDELLADPALTRHEDSWVEATLTDPVRPAEPMARLTERFPHTLSLLFAPERPDDEPLASYAQRLRDRDDQQIAEDFVAHVRGGAGPDDRERAALRHAFDDVRVDMARREVAG; from the coding sequence GTGAGGATGCTGCACACATCGGACTGGCACCTGGGGCGGTCGTTCCACCGGGTGAGCCTGCTCGAAGCCCAGGCCGCGTTCCTCGACCACCTCGTGGCGGCCGTCCGCGAGCACGACGTGGACGTGGTGCTCGTGGCCGGCGACATCTACGACCGCGCGGTGCCCCCGCTGGCGGCCGTGGAGCTGTTCGACACCGCGCTGCACCGGCTCGCCGGGGCCGGCGTACCCACCGTGATGATCTCCGGCAACCACGACTCGGCGCGCCGGCTCGGCGTCGGCGCCGGGCTCATCGAACGCGCCGGCATCCACCTGCGCACCGACCCCGCGGGCGCCGGCACCCCGGTCGTGCTCGCCGACGCCCACGGCGACGTGGCGTTCTACGGCCTGCCCTACCTCGAACCGGCCCTCGTCCGCGACGAGTTCGGCGTCGAGAAGACCGGGCACGAGGCCGTCCTGACGGCCGCCATGGACCGCGTCCGCGCCGACCTCGCCCGCCGCGCGCCCGGCACCCGGTCCGTCGTCCTCGCCCACGCCTTCGTCGCCGGCGGCGAACCCAGCGACAGCGAACGCGACATCACCGTCGGCGGGGTGGCCGCCGTCCCGGCCGGCGTGTTCGACGGCGCCGACTACGTCGCCCTCGGGCACCTGCACGGCAGCCAGGCCGTCACCGGGCGGGTGCGCTACTCCGGCTCGCCCCTCGCGTACTCCTTCTCCGAAGCCGGGCACCGCAAGACGATGTGGCTCGTCGACCTGGACGCCGACGGCTCCGTCCGCGCCGAGCGGCTCGACTGCCCGGTGCCCCGCCCCCTCGCCCGCCTGAGCGGCCGGCTCGACGAGCTGCTCGCCGACCCCGCCCTCACCCGCCACGAGGACTCCTGGGTCGAGGCCACCCTCACCGACCCGGTCCGCCCCGCCGAACCCATGGCCCGCCTCACCGAACGCTTCCCCCACACCCTCAGCCTCCTCTTCGCCCCCGAGCGCCCCGACGACGAGCCCCTCGCCTCCTACGCGCAGCGCCTGCGCGACCGCGACGACCAGCAGATCGCCGAGGACTTCGTCGCCCACGTACGCGGCGGCGCGGGCCCCGACGACCGGGAACGCGCGGCGCTGCGGCACGCCTTCGACGACGTCCGGGTGGACATGGCACGGCGCGAGGTGGCCGGGTGA